The Allocatelliglobosispora scoriae genome contains a region encoding:
- a CDS encoding fibronectin type III domain-containing protein — protein MRTLFRKLRNPRTLWALCLAALVAVPLLFANGSPTERLDFSQAGHWVYNEVDKAIFHIHGGSKKADARIRISGVEQGGLIVQGDANGYMVDNGQAIVFGKSDLRVSTTVQVPTGEQPLGLEAPAGPFLVYKQLGTLVQLGVPPTTIQIGSPVRSAVATRDGVIWVQRADSDVLCSLDRAARSFRCDEKNRGTSRGSLVSVGRQAGFIDPTQGTLTVIGEQGIGKPVTVMRPLSGGGQVAATDGAGRLAVLDSAGSRLILADTSWVERGTSQSPASPVEVALKAGQYAPPVATDGSVALLDKTRSQLLTFQGNGESKSTVKVPAPADSARLTRGGDGRVYVDDSRGEHTLVVDTDGKVTSVNASGDMAGSTPSASASPSPSLKPSPAPNLKPANPPGAPRALTARPGNASVVLSWQSALANGAAITEYQITWPGGSASVRGNRRTETVDGLANGTAYTFQIVAVNRAGRGQAATSVPVTPSSEVPSPPARVTATANGDGTVTANWPAANGEGHTIIGYTVTAGGSDGGSASFNTTGGTTATMGTGDGLTLGITYTFSVVATNELGLSSRSSGQSNGVAPYGPAAAPPGLRATGTDATVDLIWGEPDLRGGDLVHYLVSGSGLPDQTISGTTARYAGLTNGQSHTFTVHAVTRGRAGGGQVNGADASANAAPGIPPSVVLDSARANGDRQGTMHVTVNDHNSGPVTCQVIMNGAERWRGGCGTQDITIGGLEYATDYQVQVQVGNAYGYGSISGFQSFRTNNPPPPPPSVSVSRGARHNVTGCAGAACANVNVNARNLPANTRFDVTCVSGKAGDSGPYWTVQRTTDGNGNFDIVNGSDFCIFGYTGSDVWVTVGPYESNHYRW, from the coding sequence ATGCGCACACTGTTCAGGAAGCTACGCAACCCGAGAACTCTATGGGCGCTCTGCCTCGCTGCACTCGTCGCGGTGCCGCTGCTGTTCGCCAACGGCTCGCCCACCGAGCGGCTCGACTTCAGCCAGGCCGGACATTGGGTCTACAACGAGGTCGACAAGGCTATCTTCCACATTCACGGCGGCTCCAAGAAGGCCGATGCGCGGATCCGGATCTCCGGAGTGGAGCAGGGTGGCCTCATCGTCCAGGGTGACGCCAACGGCTACATGGTCGACAACGGCCAGGCCATCGTTTTCGGTAAGTCCGATCTGCGCGTCTCCACGACCGTCCAGGTGCCGACGGGCGAGCAGCCGCTCGGGCTGGAGGCACCGGCTGGCCCGTTCCTCGTCTATAAGCAGCTCGGTACGCTCGTGCAACTCGGTGTGCCGCCGACGACGATCCAGATCGGCAGCCCGGTCCGCAGCGCCGTCGCCACCCGGGACGGGGTGATCTGGGTGCAGCGCGCCGACTCCGACGTGCTCTGTTCGCTCGATCGCGCAGCCCGCAGCTTCCGATGTGACGAGAAGAATCGCGGCACCAGTAGAGGAAGCCTGGTCTCGGTCGGCCGCCAGGCAGGCTTCATCGACCCGACGCAGGGCACTCTCACCGTCATCGGTGAGCAGGGTATTGGCAAGCCGGTCACCGTGATGCGACCGCTAAGCGGCGGGGGGCAGGTCGCCGCCACCGACGGTGCCGGTCGGCTCGCCGTGCTGGACTCGGCGGGCAGCAGACTGATCCTCGCCGACACGAGCTGGGTCGAGCGCGGCACAAGCCAGTCGCCCGCCTCGCCCGTCGAGGTCGCCCTCAAAGCCGGCCAGTACGCCCCACCGGTCGCCACCGACGGTTCGGTCGCCCTGCTCGACAAGACCCGATCGCAGCTTCTCACTTTCCAAGGCAACGGCGAATCGAAGAGCACCGTGAAGGTCCCTGCCCCTGCGGATAGCGCGCGGCTCACCCGTGGCGGTGACGGCCGGGTATATGTGGACGACTCCCGAGGTGAGCACACCCTCGTGGTGGACACCGATGGCAAGGTCACCTCGGTGAACGCCAGCGGTGACATGGCCGGCTCGACTCCCTCCGCGTCGGCGTCACCATCACCGAGCCTCAAGCCTAGTCCGGCACCGAACCTGAAGCCCGCCAACCCTCCTGGCGCGCCTCGCGCTCTCACCGCCCGGCCCGGTAACGCCTCTGTCGTCCTGTCCTGGCAGTCGGCCCTCGCCAACGGAGCCGCGATCACCGAGTACCAGATCACCTGGCCTGGCGGATCTGCGTCTGTCCGTGGCAACCGTCGAACGGAGACCGTCGACGGGTTGGCCAACGGGACGGCGTACACCTTCCAGATCGTGGCGGTGAACCGCGCCGGGCGCGGCCAGGCGGCGACCTCGGTACCGGTAACACCGAGCTCCGAGGTGCCCTCACCGCCCGCCCGGGTGACGGCGACGGCCAATGGCGACGGCACCGTCACCGCGAACTGGCCGGCCGCCAACGGCGAGGGGCACACAATCATTGGCTACACGGTGACCGCAGGGGGCTCGGACGGCGGTTCGGCGTCGTTCAACACGACCGGCGGGACCACGGCCACGATGGGCACCGGGGATGGATTGACGCTCGGCATCACGTACACCTTCTCGGTGGTCGCGACGAACGAGCTCGGTCTGAGCAGCCGATCGTCAGGGCAGAGCAATGGAGTAGCACCCTACGGCCCGGCGGCGGCACCTCCCGGGCTGCGCGCCACCGGCACGGACGCCACGGTCGACCTAATTTGGGGCGAGCCGGACCTGCGCGGCGGCGACCTGGTGCACTACCTGGTCAGCGGTTCCGGCCTGCCGGATCAGACGATCAGCGGCACCACGGCTCGCTATGCCGGACTCACCAACGGGCAGAGCCACACCTTCACCGTCCACGCTGTCACCCGTGGCCGCGCCGGCGGAGGCCAGGTCAACGGCGCCGATGCGTCTGCCAACGCGGCACCGGGCATCCCGCCGTCGGTGGTTCTGGACTCGGCCAGGGCCAACGGCGACCGCCAGGGCACCATGCACGTCACTGTCAACGACCACAACAGCGGACCCGTGACCTGCCAGGTCATCATGAACGGCGCGGAGCGCTGGCGTGGCGGCTGCGGCACCCAGGACATCACCATCGGCGGCCTCGAATACGCCACCGACTACCAGGTGCAGGTCCAGGTCGGCAACGCCTACGGGTACGGGTCGATCAGCGGATTCCAGAGCTTCCGCACCAACAACCCGCCGCCCCCGCCGCCGAGCGTGTCCGTCTCCAGGGGTGCGCGACACAACGTCACGGGCTGCGCAGGTGCTGCCTGCGCCAACGTCAACGTCAACGCCCGCAACCTGCCCGCTAACACCCGCTTCGACGTGACCTGCGTCTCCGGCAAGGCAGGAGACTCCGGCCCGTACTGGACGGTTCAGCGGACCACGGACGGCAACGGCAACTTCGACATCGTCAACGGTTCCGACTTCTGCATCTTCGGCTACACCGGCAGCGACGTGTGGGTCACCGTCGGGCCCTACGAGTCCAACCACTATCGCTGGTAG
- a CDS encoding AAA family ATPase: MNGSINPGEAYQRIAGNVSRVIHGKPEVIRTAVACLFAEGHLLIEDVPGLGKTRLARCIAKSISGAWGRIQFTPDLLPSDVTGVAVYNQATQTFPFHEGPIFANIVLADEINRGTPKTQAALLEVMEERTVTVDRETRPVPRPFMVLATQNPVEMDGTYRLPEAQLDRFLMRVAMGYPDARAEVQVLLDEAAGNGPEQLAPVLDLEQLRAVIAMVRRVHVAPAICEYAVELCRSTRDHQHISLGASPRGSVGLMRAARAFAATDGRDAVTPDDVKDVAVAVLEHRLILTPNAELSRVTARSVIEEALRATPVPPTTRSLV; this comes from the coding sequence ATGAACGGTTCCATCAATCCGGGCGAGGCCTACCAGCGCATCGCCGGCAACGTCAGCCGCGTCATCCACGGTAAGCCGGAGGTGATCCGGACCGCCGTCGCGTGTCTGTTCGCCGAGGGGCACTTGCTCATCGAGGACGTGCCCGGCCTGGGCAAGACTCGGCTGGCGCGCTGCATAGCGAAGAGCATCTCCGGCGCGTGGGGGCGGATCCAGTTCACCCCCGACCTGCTGCCCAGCGACGTCACCGGCGTGGCTGTCTACAATCAGGCGACTCAGACCTTTCCCTTCCACGAGGGTCCGATCTTCGCCAACATCGTGCTCGCTGACGAGATCAACCGGGGTACGCCGAAGACCCAGGCCGCGCTGCTTGAGGTGATGGAGGAGCGTACGGTCACCGTAGACCGGGAGACCCGGCCGGTGCCGCGCCCGTTCATGGTGCTGGCGACCCAGAACCCGGTGGAGATGGACGGCACCTACCGGCTGCCCGAGGCGCAACTGGACAGGTTCCTCATGCGGGTAGCGATGGGCTACCCGGACGCGCGTGCCGAGGTACAGGTGCTGCTCGACGAGGCGGCCGGCAACGGCCCGGAGCAGTTGGCCCCAGTCCTCGACCTCGAGCAGCTCCGCGCCGTCATCGCGATGGTGCGGCGGGTGCACGTTGCCCCGGCGATCTGCGAATACGCGGTCGAGCTCTGCCGGTCTACTCGCGACCATCAGCACATCTCGCTGGGGGCGAGCCCGCGTGGCAGCGTCGGCCTGATGCGCGCCGCCCGAGCGTTCGCGGCTACCGACGGGCGAGACGCCGTCACCCCGGACGACGTCAAGGACGTCGCGGTCGCAGTCCTGGAGCACCGGCTCATTCTCACCCCAAACGCCGAACTCAGCCGAGTGACCGCCCGGTCGGTTATCGAGGAGGCTCTCCGCGCGACCCCGGTGCCCCCGACGACGCGAAGCCTCGTCTGA
- a CDS encoding CU044_2847 family protein — MAGARSEIVEVELPDGTRILAEVTVPAQSDVGARPRLFHAEALGGQISSVSSWILSHVREGLPDRPSQISVEFGLKLGVKSGQLVSILAEGTGEASVVVKLDWPLASADPAVPAS; from the coding sequence ATGGCCGGGGCAAGGTCTGAGATCGTCGAGGTCGAACTTCCGGATGGTACGCGCATCCTCGCGGAAGTCACTGTCCCAGCGCAGAGCGATGTCGGCGCCCGACCACGGCTGTTCCACGCGGAGGCGCTCGGAGGGCAGATCTCGTCCGTATCGTCCTGGATCCTCTCCCACGTCCGAGAAGGGCTGCCAGACAGGCCGTCGCAGATCTCCGTGGAGTTCGGTCTGAAGCTCGGCGTGAAGTCGGGGCAGCTGGTCAGCATCTTGGCCGAGGGGACCGGCGAAGCATCGGTGGTGGTCAAACTGGACTGGCCGCTGGCGTCGGCCGATCCTGCGGTGCCAGCTAGCTGA
- a CDS encoding S1 family peptidase, whose amino-acid sequence MSQPVDLLRQCIAAVHVDGYFAGSGFFIGQDRLLTCAHVVGAAARAESAGRTTVVWQGRTLIATVETVIPVDPGDDDFWPLPDLAVLVIAEAIALPSAWLGTVELRTGAWVSGHGFSLRTLTAGPAEDTVAVRVVGVSGGLLKVTGDAIPPGMSGGAVLDRESGRVIGLIKATRDRDAALGGWIIPMPVIAEHLPGLVAANTSLHRPGTAWRDGATRRTEVARELFRRSGFAPSPPPTEEPRPSWWLDPKNRVTEFQARPEFDTLRDWCLREPAYTSTAYLLHGGGGVGKTRLALELCDLVDRDGWVAGFLPVGFDVAVIDDAVRLGHRVLAVLDYAETRAEELEQLLSQAPRWAGKVRVLLLARSDGRWWHRLAAGHQALVDHEAVLPLRAIGGDEAAARRTLTAAFRDFSLAIRQVEEPLAEGVLNHARAGDSALTLHVLALDEVLRRAEPEPVRPRRVYRPGSLRSMVDREARNWQRVADRSGLRTAAADWLLEPVLAVATLYPARSVDAAVAAMSRALISCGGPVDEAAGLVHVLRRLYPDPAGVWASLTPDRLGETLVVGVLQEMGESAARRYVTAVLADVDAEQLEQIMVILWRAWSGAAPEQRGLVADAVDALATSRPNVVLPTGCRTALQSAEAPELLAVLQRHAEQADLDTLTAMQDDLDRYDQAVAPLGEQVARLLLAMLPAEFTSRDAGTRTDAERRAGTLQRRGNWLVQLGRFAEAESDLRAAVDLLRSFAGDAPATIEPVLAHTLSDLAWVLAHHRVRPDEALSPTHEAVGLYRRLAARDAEFRPGLGGALVNLAEWLQQTRRPRDAARAVAEAIQIYRDLVPADPSRYESILASLLAFLGYLLHDAGRDDEALTALTESAELQRPLLSVALGATGRGLAEALVTTGRILADQQRYAPAEAAAEEARELFQRLAEDLGADVRVPMADCLMLLADLYAATGQFVRYAAVAAEAIVLHRALAENDPEYFGALLSHSLAHLYVALQSTDAPGDQLDALMDEIVVRSRLLASTVPVHGELAFIHVLLDMSDRLSATDRLPGALDLLREAVGVGRAAFGRDPEAFTDPLVRSLMRLAELYGDAAQFLDAIPVAQEAVALCDAFGQPDRLDDRYLLVVALTRLSAALTGSGNVPAAIIHARRVISVLEGTTLDDEPGYITGIRESMTDAIQAFEDEDARGDRASSALDQEAPVPAAGQRAAADAAGVAALAGCFREAWDLLARREPTAAALNGVRDALAQVLAVGDGEHAAILLSNALLDGAEALWSDGHVDDAATLLERGIEVFRSLAVGNRIDFEYALAVALTEFARQRADAGGLDEANVLVTEAVFLLRRVSSHLPVVVPMLASALSLHAHLLAGSGQEREALPALREAVVLGRQIVADDPLRVGPEWRQQVKDLMSMLDSYRQLAAGLGRAEEAHAVAVERLGWLKNLSEGSTEPLARDLFHEAMNLVDRASGTPGYESALTESARYARLLHEDGDADMTAVKVAVLAGLAALTAALDDQPTALAEAEALIEQCRLWAAAEPVAARPTLVNLQSLYAQLLQNAGLLVEAGSVLAESEAILQEYMDYRAVDEVHQLASIIGERSRIAGLLDDNGEALDLALRAVAIHRRAVAIDPDGDQADLVRSICTAANVSAALNRYADTRRLTREAVALLRSRVPLDPAATELSLAQMLLLDGLAELSLAALDEDGHRRWRRWRTDEEEAPRSVPAFYEATEILRRLASHRPDGLDPSALIPIALALRQCLDFGSVVDAEFLGDQLAQMAAELRPSPDRPPSADVLLAIRLAAGTFALSDQPAPAVPLYTELVRLHRITGEVLSPRDYADDLYHLGEALLFSGRPAEAVVALTEAAVATGAEAPDDPDTDSRLFMCEFWLNSARAQLDSTDPSPGTESEP is encoded by the coding sequence GTGAGCCAGCCGGTCGACCTCCTGCGGCAGTGCATCGCTGCGGTCCACGTTGACGGGTACTTCGCTGGCAGCGGCTTCTTCATCGGTCAGGACCGGCTGTTGACGTGCGCTCATGTCGTCGGGGCTGCCGCTCGGGCCGAGTCGGCAGGGCGAACGACCGTTGTCTGGCAGGGGCGGACGCTGATCGCGACCGTCGAGACAGTCATACCCGTGGACCCCGGCGACGACGACTTCTGGCCGCTTCCCGATCTGGCCGTGCTGGTCATCGCCGAGGCGATCGCCCTTCCCTCAGCCTGGCTCGGTACGGTTGAGCTGCGTACAGGAGCGTGGGTCAGCGGGCACGGCTTCAGTCTGCGTACGCTGACCGCCGGCCCGGCCGAGGACACGGTGGCGGTGCGTGTGGTCGGCGTCAGCGGAGGACTCCTCAAGGTGACCGGCGACGCCATACCGCCAGGCATGAGCGGCGGAGCTGTCCTCGACCGCGAAAGCGGACGTGTCATCGGCTTGATCAAGGCCACCCGGGACCGCGACGCGGCGCTGGGCGGCTGGATCATCCCAATGCCGGTGATAGCCGAGCATCTCCCAGGTCTGGTCGCCGCGAACACCTCCCTGCACCGGCCGGGAACCGCATGGCGGGACGGAGCGACCCGGCGCACCGAGGTGGCGCGGGAGCTGTTCCGGCGGTCCGGGTTCGCGCCCAGCCCGCCACCGACGGAGGAGCCCCGTCCGTCATGGTGGCTCGATCCGAAGAACCGCGTCACGGAATTCCAGGCACGGCCGGAGTTCGACACTCTGCGGGACTGGTGCCTGCGTGAGCCGGCGTACACCTCCACGGCGTACCTTTTGCATGGCGGGGGCGGCGTCGGTAAGACCCGATTGGCCCTTGAATTGTGCGACCTCGTCGACCGGGACGGCTGGGTCGCCGGGTTTCTCCCGGTCGGCTTCGACGTGGCGGTGATCGACGACGCGGTGCGCCTCGGCCACCGGGTCCTCGCGGTCCTGGACTACGCGGAGACGCGCGCGGAGGAGCTTGAGCAGCTGCTGAGCCAGGCTCCGCGCTGGGCGGGGAAGGTCCGCGTCCTGCTGCTGGCCCGGTCGGATGGGCGCTGGTGGCACCGGCTCGCCGCCGGGCACCAGGCGTTGGTCGACCACGAAGCCGTACTGCCGTTGCGGGCGATCGGCGGCGACGAGGCGGCGGCTCGACGTACGCTCACCGCCGCGTTTCGCGACTTCAGCCTGGCGATCCGCCAGGTCGAGGAGCCGTTGGCCGAAGGCGTCCTGAATCACGCTCGCGCCGGCGACTCAGCCCTGACTTTGCACGTGTTGGCGCTGGACGAGGTGCTGCGACGCGCTGAGCCCGAGCCCGTGAGGCCGCGTCGTGTGTACCGGCCGGGGTCGCTGCGGTCCATGGTAGATAGAGAGGCGCGGAACTGGCAGCGCGTTGCGGACCGGTCCGGCCTGCGCACGGCCGCCGCCGACTGGCTGCTCGAACCAGTACTCGCCGTGGCCACGCTCTACCCCGCGAGGTCGGTCGACGCCGCCGTGGCGGCCATGAGTCGAGCGCTGATTTCCTGCGGGGGACCGGTCGACGAGGCTGCCGGTCTGGTGCACGTGCTGCGGCGGCTTTACCCTGACCCGGCTGGGGTATGGGCATCGCTGACCCCGGACCGACTTGGCGAGACGCTCGTGGTGGGCGTACTGCAGGAGATGGGTGAGAGCGCCGCGCGGCGCTACGTCACCGCAGTGCTGGCCGATGTGGACGCGGAGCAGCTCGAGCAGATCATGGTCATCCTGTGGCGAGCCTGGTCGGGCGCGGCGCCCGAGCAGCGGGGTCTCGTCGCTGACGCGGTCGACGCGCTCGCGACCAGCCGGCCCAACGTGGTGTTACCGACCGGATGCCGTACGGCCCTGCAGTCGGCCGAGGCTCCCGAGCTGCTCGCGGTCCTGCAACGGCACGCCGAGCAGGCCGACCTCGACACCCTGACGGCTATGCAGGACGATCTGGACCGATACGATCAGGCCGTGGCCCCGCTCGGCGAGCAGGTCGCGCGGCTCCTCCTTGCAATGCTGCCCGCCGAGTTCACCAGTCGGGACGCGGGCACGCGGACCGACGCCGAGCGGCGAGCCGGTACGCTGCAGCGGCGCGGCAATTGGCTGGTGCAGCTCGGTAGGTTCGCGGAGGCCGAATCAGACCTGCGCGCGGCTGTGGACCTGTTGCGCAGCTTCGCCGGTGATGCACCGGCGACCATCGAGCCCGTGCTCGCCCACACACTGAGTGATCTTGCGTGGGTGCTGGCGCATCACCGGGTACGCCCGGACGAGGCGCTCAGCCCGACCCACGAGGCTGTCGGACTGTACCGGCGGCTGGCGGCGCGGGACGCTGAATTCAGGCCTGGACTGGGCGGCGCGCTGGTCAATCTCGCGGAGTGGCTGCAGCAGACGCGGCGCCCGCGGGACGCCGCCCGCGCGGTGGCCGAGGCGATCCAGATCTACCGTGACCTCGTGCCCGCCGACCCCTCACGGTACGAATCCATCCTTGCCTCGCTTCTCGCCTTCCTCGGCTACCTACTCCACGACGCGGGCCGTGACGACGAGGCGTTGACCGCGTTGACGGAGTCGGCCGAGTTGCAGCGACCCTTGCTGTCCGTGGCCCTCGGCGCCACCGGACGCGGCCTGGCGGAAGCGCTGGTCACGACGGGCAGGATTCTCGCCGATCAGCAGCGGTACGCTCCGGCAGAGGCAGCCGCAGAGGAGGCCCGCGAGCTGTTCCAGCGTCTGGCCGAGGACTTGGGCGCCGACGTGCGGGTCCCAATGGCCGACTGCCTGATGCTGTTGGCCGATCTCTACGCCGCCACGGGTCAGTTCGTGCGCTACGCCGCCGTCGCGGCCGAAGCCATTGTCCTGCACCGCGCGCTTGCCGAAAACGATCCCGAATACTTCGGCGCGCTCCTCAGCCACAGTCTTGCGCATCTATACGTGGCGCTGCAGAGCACCGACGCACCCGGCGACCAGCTCGACGCCCTCATGGACGAGATCGTCGTACGGAGCCGGCTGCTGGCCTCGACCGTGCCCGTCCACGGCGAACTGGCCTTCATCCACGTCCTGCTGGATATGAGCGATCGCCTGAGCGCCACCGATCGTCTGCCGGGCGCTCTCGATCTGCTGCGGGAGGCAGTCGGTGTCGGCCGCGCCGCGTTCGGCCGGGACCCGGAGGCCTTCACCGACCCGCTCGTCCGGTCGCTGATGCGGCTCGCGGAGCTGTACGGCGACGCCGCGCAGTTCCTCGACGCAATCCCAGTCGCCCAGGAAGCGGTCGCGCTCTGCGATGCCTTCGGACAGCCGGACCGGCTCGATGACCGGTACCTACTGGTCGTCGCGCTCACCCGCCTATCCGCGGCGCTGACAGGGTCGGGCAACGTGCCGGCGGCGATCATCCACGCACGCCGCGTGATCTCCGTCCTTGAGGGGACCACGCTGGACGACGAGCCTGGTTACATTACGGGCATCCGGGAGTCCATGACCGACGCGATCCAGGCATTCGAGGATGAGGATGCGCGGGGCGACCGAGCATCGTCGGCCCTCGATCAGGAGGCGCCAGTACCGGCCGCCGGACAGCGGGCTGCGGCCGATGCCGCAGGTGTGGCCGCTCTGGCGGGCTGTTTCCGTGAGGCATGGGACTTGCTCGCGCGCCGGGAGCCCACTGCCGCCGCGCTGAACGGCGTGCGGGACGCGCTCGCTCAGGTACTGGCGGTCGGCGATGGAGAGCATGCCGCGATCTTGCTCAGCAACGCACTCCTGGACGGGGCCGAGGCGCTGTGGTCCGACGGACACGTCGATGACGCTGCCACACTGCTGGAACGTGGCATCGAGGTATTCCGCTCATTGGCGGTGGGCAACCGGATCGACTTCGAGTACGCGCTCGCCGTGGCCCTGACCGAGTTCGCTCGGCAGCGGGCGGACGCAGGTGGACTCGATGAGGCGAACGTGCTCGTCACCGAGGCGGTATTTCTGCTGCGCAGGGTGAGCTCGCACCTGCCGGTGGTCGTACCGATGCTGGCATCCGCGCTCTCCTTGCACGCCCACCTGCTGGCGGGATCCGGCCAGGAGCGAGAGGCGCTGCCTGCGCTTCGGGAGGCGGTCGTCCTCGGTCGGCAGATCGTTGCCGACGATCCGCTGCGGGTCGGTCCCGAGTGGCGGCAGCAGGTGAAGGACCTGATGTCCATGTTGGACTCATATCGGCAGCTCGCCGCCGGCCTCGGCCGAGCCGAAGAGGCCCACGCCGTGGCCGTCGAACGGCTGGGCTGGCTGAAGAACTTGTCGGAGGGGTCGACCGAGCCGCTTGCGCGTGATCTCTTCCACGAGGCAATGAATTTGGTCGACCGCGCCTCCGGTACGCCCGGCTACGAGTCCGCCCTGACCGAGTCGGCGCGGTATGCCCGCCTTCTCCACGAGGACGGCGATGCCGATATGACTGCGGTGAAAGTCGCCGTCCTCGCCGGCCTGGCTGCGCTGACAGCGGCATTGGATGATCAGCCGACCGCGTTGGCAGAAGCCGAGGCCCTCATCGAGCAGTGCCGTCTCTGGGCGGCTGCTGAGCCGGTGGCGGCCCGGCCGACCCTGGTGAACCTGCAGTCGTTGTATGCGCAGTTGCTTCAGAATGCCGGCCTACTGGTCGAGGCCGGCTCGGTTTTGGCCGAGTCCGAGGCGATCCTCCAGGAGTACATGGACTATAGAGCTGTCGACGAGGTGCACCAGCTGGCTTCGATAATCGGGGAACGCAGCCGGATCGCCGGCCTGCTCGACGACAACGGAGAGGCGCTGGATCTCGCGTTGCGGGCCGTGGCGATCCACCGCCGCGCCGTCGCGATCGACCCGGACGGCGACCAGGCGGACTTGGTACGAAGTATCTGTACTGCGGCGAACGTGAGTGCCGCCCTGAACCGGTACGCCGATACCCGGCGCCTCACCCGGGAGGCCGTGGCCCTCCTGCGCTCCCGCGTGCCGCTCGATCCGGCGGCCACAGAACTGTCGTTGGCCCAGATGTTGCTCCTCGACGGCCTGGCCGAGCTGAGCCTGGCGGCCCTCGACGAGGACGGCCATCGGCGCTGGCGACGTTGGCGCACCGATGAGGAGGAGGCGCCGCGGTCGGTTCCCGCCTTCTACGAGGCAACCGAGATCCTCCGTCGGTTGGCGTCGCACAGGCCCGATGGGCTCGACCCGTCTGCCCTCATCCCGATCGCTCTGGCTTTACGCCAGTGCCTGGACTTCGGCAGCGTGGTCGACGCCGAGTTCCTGGGTGACCAGCTCGCACAGATGGCGGCCGAACTGCGCCCGTCGCCGGACCGGCCGCCGTCTGCTGACGTCCTGCTGGCGATCCGCCTGGCTGCGGGGACCTTCGCACTCTCGGACCAACCGGCGCCCGCCGTACCGCTCTACACCGAGCTGGTCCGGCTACACCGGATCACCGGCGAAGTACTGTCACCTCGGGATTACGCTGACGATCTCTACCATCTGGGCGAGGCGCTGCTGTTCTCGGGCCGGCCCGCAGAAGCCGTGGTGGCGCTGACCGAGGCCGCAGTCGCGACTGGAGCCGAGGCGCCGGACGACCCCGATACCGACAGCCGGCTGTTCATGTGCGAATTCTGGCTGAACAGCGCCCGAGCGCAGCTCGACTCGACCGACCCATCTCCAGGGACAGAGTCAGAACCTTAG